TTTAAATACTTTTGTGGTGGAAATGAAGCTACCAATGTCAAATCCAGCAAATTGTCTAAATCGTTATGACCAACATAATTAGGTAGAAAACAAAGCAAGAGCTATACAACTTAGATTTGCGACAAAGTTGATTACGCTAACCATACTatcaaataaatatgaaattttgaatttctcAAATTAATGTTTGGTATATAATGTAACTCTAAGttttactccttccgtcccctTTAGGATtctcatttgagttcgacacgagttttactTTCATCTATATTACTTTTGGAGTCACATTtgagttcgacacgagttttaagaaatataaagaaaagttaatgaaaaaaaatagtggaatgtaagttttacttttatatattagttttatgataaaatgtgagtggaaaaaaagtTAACGGAATGTAggacctattaccatttatgaaatattttaaCCTAGACTTCTAAAGTGGAACACAAATAAATGGTAAACTGAAACTCTTAAagtgagacgaagggagtacttcACACGACTGGTCTCCAACTAGCGGGCAATGGGTTCCCATTTTGACCTGATACCAGCCGGATATTGGGGAACCGGTGCAGGTACCCGACCAATTCATTAAGTTTCAGATTAATTCTATTCGCATTACAGATTAATTAGATACAGTTAATTGGGTCAGAATTTTATCAAACTAAAAAATTCTAATCTTAATTCAAACTGATCTGATTGCAGGGCTAGTCCAACGAATTAATGAGCTGCtaatgataaaattaacatataatctatctaataaaaaaaattaataacagTAGATTTTAATCTTTGTCAAGGTAGGACAAAATAAACGTGGTCCTTCATTTTCCACCCTGCTTTAACACACAGAATTCCACCTGTCCACATTAAACCCAAAAAATCCATTCATTCATCACCCCTGAATCACCAACACCAGAAATGCTCCAACTCTCTCAAAAATGAGAAACGCGGCGGAGCGCCCCTACCACCTCCGGCGCTTCCTCATCACATTCACTCTCCTCCCTCTCCTCACCGCCTCAACCGATCTCATCACCCCCACAAATCCCCTCACACAAAACCACACCTTAGTCTCCGCCGCCCAGCAATTCGAGCTCGGCTTCTTCCCCGGCGCCTTAAACACCTGGTACGTCGGAATCTGGTACAAAAACATCCCCGAACGAGTCGTCGTCTGGGTCGCCAACCGCGACTCGCCCCTCACGAACTCCTCTGGAGTCTTAAAAATCAGCCCAGACGGCACTGGGCTGATTTTATCAGATCATTCCGGAATACCAGTATGGTCAGCTAACCACACTGGTATCACCggaacaacaacaacaacaacaatcgCAGTATTGTTGGATAATGGAAACTTCGTCGTCCACGCAGCAGACGACGAAGACCCAGAGAGTTATCTCTGGCAAAGCTTTGACCATCCAACGGATACGCTGTTGCCAGGGATGAAACTCGGGTGGGACTCGAAAACGGGGCTGAATCGTTACATAACGTCGTGGAAATCCGCGGATGATCCCTCGACGGGAGACTTCAGTTTCAAGCTGGACATCTCCGGTTACCCAGAGATTCACCTGACGAACAGGGGAAAAATGTACTACAGAAGCGGGCCGTGGAATGGGCTGCGATTCAGTGGGGTCCCAGAAATGCGGCCCAGCAGCCCGCTTCTGTCGTTCCTGTTCGTCAGGAATCGAGAAGAAGTATCATACTCTTTCACTCAGTTAAACGAATCAATGCATTCGAGGTTGCTGGTGAAACACAGCGGTTTTTTGCAGAGATTCATCTGGATTCCGTCTAGCGGAATCTGGAATCTTTTCTGGTACGCGCCGAAGGATCAGTGCGACGACTACAGGGAGTGTGGGGTCTACGGAATCTGCGACGCGAACGCTTCGCCGGTGTGCAAGTGTATGAAAGCGTTCCGTCCCAAGAATCCGCAGGCGTGGAACCTTCGAGATGGTTCGGACGGTTGCGTGAGGGAGACGGAATTGGAGTGCGATAGCGACGGTTTTTTGGCGATGAGCGGAGTGAAGTTGCCGGAGAGTGGGGGAGCGTTTGTGGACGCGGGGATGGGGTTGGATCAGTGCCGGGAGATGTGCCAGCGGAACTGCTCGTGCCGGGGCTATTCGAGCTCGAATATTAGCGACGGAAGTGGATGTGTGATTTGGGCGGGGGATTTGTATGATATGAGGCAATACGCGGCGGCGGAGGGCGGAGGCCAGGATTTTTATTACCGGGTGCCGGCGGCGGAATTAGGTACGTTCGTTCACATTTGATCGTTTATTTACTGCTTTTGATGCGGGGTTTCTATTATTGGTGGCCGTAATTATttgaagtagtagtaatttatgaAGGTCGTAATCTTAGTAGTAGTAGGTTAATGGTTGGTGGCCCAAGTAGTACTTAAGAGCGAATTATTCTTCGTTTAATACAGGATTATGTGTTTGTCAGGATTATTTAGGCGATAATGAATGTTGTGGACTGATCCCTTTTTTAATTCATCCACTATTAAACATTACATGAATACAATAATATTCTGTGGTAATATttggaatttttaaaattttggttcCTAATTTCAAACAAAGATGTGTAGGATACAAAGTCAAATGCACGTAAAAATTAGTTTGTCTCACAAGAAAAAGGTTGTGTTGGGGTCCAATTCCATTTTCAAAGTAGTGTGTTATCTCTAGAATTTGGTgattaaatattactcctactgAGTAACAACGGAGGAATAACTCCTTTGTATTCACATGTCTGAACATGTCATGCACATGACGTCATCATCCGCTACCTTCTATGATGCATTGTCttgttttatttagtttttgtaTTTAACAACAATACAGAATCTATTCTTTTAGTGTTATAAAAGTCAATTGGGAAAATTAATTTGCTAATGTTCATACCACTTTTATATTACTGCAACCATATGGGTAGTTCATACTATATGTTAATCACCTACTGCCTACCAATAGAGTATGATGTACTACCACTAACAttcatctttaaaaaaaaagatgaaatatAAGTCAAATTCACATTATTATCTACCAAAAATTGTAGGAAAAATGATTTCCCACATGTATGCGTAATACATCCGCTTctcaaatattattaatatttatattagtcTATGTTACTAGTTACAAATATAgattgaaatataattaaaaagatGCACTTTGTCAAATACTCCCATTTTCAATTATTCCCATCTACGACAAAAATAGGAATACTATTTATAGTAAGTTTTTCTCTATAATGTCTCGAGTCTCATTAtctaataaaaaattttaataattttttcttcatattttacCAGGTTTGCTTTCACTGTTAATACTGGGAGTGTTTTTTATGGACGGAATTAACCTATAAAAATTCGGTTGGTGAAAGGCCTATTAAAATGGTTTCTTGTTTTTTATAAGTTCCGAACCTCCAATGCCTAACCCGCCGACCTTATGGACTTAGGCTGCTTTAATCACGCAATTCTTCTTCTAATTACAACCACGTTAAatgcttctctatcttcaatTAGGCAAATAAGGAGTATATAATTACTACcaacccaaaataaataaagagtaATATATACTAAGTTTTAAATTTGTGCAGGTAGGGTTAGGTAATATGTAGCGTTTGAGGACTGCGATGTATGAGTTGAAACTTTGACAAGAGCATTTctcatttcaaatttaattaatggtGCATAACACCAAATCGACTTGGCTACTTTTTAAACTACTAAGAggactttttttaaaaaatcttaaTTAACACACACTAGTTAAGTGGCTGACATGTTAATTTGTTATTTCTAGTAGCACCAGCAGCTTCAGCAGCTGGAGACGATTCTAACAAGACTAGACAAACCATTATGATCACTGGAATCGTCGTGGGAAGCGCTGCATTGCTCGTCGGATTCACCATTTTCCTCGTATGGAAGAAACGGAAACCAGAGGCCGTGAATATACTAGAGCCAAGAGGTACTACTAAGGAAATTTGTGTCTAATGATGCAGTTACATGTACATATGTAGTAAACTTGATGTTCCAATTCCAAAACAGGTTCGAGGGAGAGAAGCCAAGACTATCTCACGAATTCACCAACAATTCCAAGCAAACGAGACCAGTCCGGTGAAGCAGCAGTCGATGAACTCGAGCTGCCTCTGTTTGACATCACAACTTTAGTAGTTGCCACCAATAAATTTTGTGATGAGAATAAGCTAGGTCAAGGTGGTTTTGGCATTGTTTACAAGGTGAATTATCTTTTATATAAGTATCATCAATATTAATGAGGCCAATATTGAACATATGTATGCTTTAGGGTGTCCTAGCTGAAGGTCAGGAAATAGCTGTGAAGCGGCTATCGAAAACTTCGGTCCAAGGAGTAGAAGAGTTCAAGAATGAGGTCAAGCTGATAGCCAGACTTCAGCACAGGAATCTTGTTCGTCTGCTCGGATGCTGCGTTGAGATGGAGGAGAAGATGTTGGTGTATGAATACTTGGAGAATAAGAGCCTTGATTCTATTCTCTTCAGTAAGAAACAGTTCTCTTCTCCTACATAAATGGATGATGCAATTTTTTTGGTATGAACTGATGAGTGTTGTTTCTGGCAGAGAAAAACAGAAGCTCGATGCTGGACTGGCAAACGCGCTTCATGATCATATGTGGGATCGCGCGAGGCCTCCTCTATCTACACCAAGATTCGAGATTCAGAATCATCCACCGGGATCTCAAGGCGAGCAATATTCTTCTTGACAAAGGCATGGACCCCAAGATATCGGATTTTGGGATGGCAAGAATCTTCGGGGGAGATCAGACCGAAGCCAACACCAAAAGAGTTGTCGGAACATAGTAAGATTCTCACCAGCATGCAATATCTGTTATGAATCTTTATCTGTTCATGTCTGTTATTTCTGCTGCATATCATTAGATGACGACAGTTACTAATATGAGAATGTTTGTAGCGGCTACATGTCGCCAGAATACGCAATGGACGGCCTCTTCTCCATAAAATCCGATGTTTTCAGCTTCGGAGTTCTGGTTTTGGAGATAGTGAGCGGGACGAAGAACAGAGGATTCTATCAAACAAACAACCAGCTCAACCTTCTTGCCTATGTAAGATAATTCATCCAGTGATGTTAACAATAcaatacatacatatatttatataatgaatgCATGGAATTGTACAGGCGTGGAAGTTGTACAGGGAAGGAAGGGCGCTGGAGGTGGTGGACGCGGCGGCTGGAGAGGAATATGTGGTGGGTGAAGCGATGAGATGCATACAAGTGGGGTTGTTATGCGTGCAGGAGCACGCAGAAGACCGACCCAACATGTCCAATGTTGTACTAATGTTGAGCAGCGATTTTGTGTCGATGCAACAGCCTAAGCATCCGGGATACTGCCTGGGAAGGCGCCCCAACGAAACGGACTCATCGTCGCCTAGAAACGACGACGAATCATGCACCATCAACCAAGTTACCGTTACCATGCTTGATGGTCGATGATAGTCAATTTAACCTGCACGTGATGATGTAGTGCAAGTGCAGCTTAATTTGTAAATGTTTCGGTTCAAGTTTTGAACTATAGAAGgattgattaattattgaaaaaaagAAAGTAAGTCGTACATCATTGGAGATTTGGGGATTGACCTATATAACTTCTAGATGGAATATCTCATTTTGGAATGCAAAAGTCTCCATAGGAATCTGGTTAAGAGAATATGTCGAGACTCCGGACAAGGCCTACAAGATTTCAAGAATGAAGTGATTTTGATTGCTAAACTGCAACATAGGAATCTGGTTAGGCTTGTGGGATGCTGCATTCATCAGGATGAGAGAATGCTGGTTTATGAGTACTGCCCAACAAGTGTTTGGACTTGTTCATCTTCGGACGCGCTATGACATAATAGTAGGCATTGCATTGCTCGCGGACTTTTATACCTCCATCGCGATTCAAGATTGAGAATTATTCACAGGGAATGATCTAAAAGCAAGCAATATTCTCGTAGATAGTAAAATGAATCCAAAAATCTCAGACGTTGGGCTAGCAAGAATGTTCGGGGCAGATCTAGTAAGCAAACAAACTTGTTCATCCCTACTCTTCAATTGTCCTAGCTAATAATCCATGTTGTTTCATGATATGGAGGATATATGGCCCCAGAATATGCAGTAGACTGCTTCTTCTCAGTCAAGTCCAATAAGGGGCAAGAAGAATACAGGATTCTATCATTCCCTTAATCTCTTAGGATATGTCAGCTACAAAACATACTCCTTCATATTCTATTTGGCCTAATCAAGTTTTCATACAAAACACATTCTTTCTTTTTGTCCCTATACTATAATCCAGGCATTAAAATTATGGAGGGAAGGAAACTCTAGGGATATTGTGGATGCATCGATTCTAAACAAAGAATCTATGGAAGTGCAAAGATGTATCCAAGTTGGACTGCTATGCGTGCAACAATCTCTTGACATATCGTCACGTAGGTTGTTCAATGGTTCAAAATTCAATGGTTCAATACTATGCGTGCAACAATACtattgatgtgaatcaaattgtacatttttattcccctaacttcacatgatttatatagtttgatgcttgcaaaagtatgttttatggtgtaggaagaggaataaATGGTGGAACAAAGAATGAATCTTGGATTGTGAAAAAGCTgtccagaaagctctcaaaattggccacccggccagGTGTATTTTAAGCCTAATAAAATACCCGACCGGGTATGATGTTTAGAACACGAAAATTCTAGCAAGTCCTCAAAATtggtcacccggccgggtgaattttttGCCCAATAATCCACCGGCCGGGTGGATCCATTATAACTGCCATATTGCAGTTAAAGGTGGCAGGAGGATTAAAGGAGGGGACGTTTTTTCGGAGGGTGGTGGTTTGGCagagaaaagaaaagtaaaaaaagggAGCTGAAGTGACGGTTTTTGGCAGAGGGGAAAGTGAGAAGGAgggggagaaagagaggaggaaggagaggaggaagaaaaTCTGACCAACCTTCCGACGATCCGCCTCCATATCTCCATTCCACTCAACAAGAGCAAGCTTCCTACGGTTTTAATTGTATTATCACCATGTGCTTAGGCTAAGCTCtttatgttgctccaagttgtgatTTACACTTGTTTGAATGTATCTGCACCTTTGAATTCACGTTTTGACATCGTTGATGTGTTTAATGTTAGATTCTATCACTTTAGAGGCCTCTATCGTTATAGATTTTTAATCCTTGTttatcgtctctttaacatgaACTTGGATAGACTAATCAATTGATgtgttgttgaatttgaattgttcagaggataatttgacaATGGATTAGGTAAGTTCTTATAGTAGATGATATTttattcccgcgcttccgcaggaaaTTAATATCGTTGAAagttaattcatggaacaagtgttcagctgactgtgaattatacgtcgcaaacatgttcagtgcacgcgattaggttgattaattaatcccaaatatgtGCTTTCGATATAGGTGTAGAATGATTCAAGTCtaatgagcaacttggagtgacatgtTTCTCCCATCTGATTAGTCTTTCCTTAGTTAACTTGCAgcttaattttatcattagcTTATACATATCAAAACCTTCAAAACAAAGTCCTTTTTAATTTTgtcttttgtttgttttggaattaaataatctacgcctccctgtggttcgacactcgaagtactacagttGACtttgtactcttgcagataggttgtaatattagagctatttaattaaacttgtgtgtttttaatccattaatataaaagctcaaaaattacacatcaacTATGCTTGCAACAATCTCTTGACATATAATTTAATGGTTCAGACATATCGTCACGTAGGTTGTTCAATCAATCATAGACATATCGTCACGTAGGTTGTTCAATCAATCATAATTATACAAACcacttctcttctttttttctctatttattattaattggaCATACCATGTCATAATATGTCTAGActatatgatttttattttgatagattatctctctctttttttgagGGATGGGGTATATACTGATGTTATAGGTGTTCTGTGTTCATAtagatttgtatttttttaaaattaaaagtggaatGGGAAAAGAAACAAAACATTTCTTGAATTGGTTAGTGACTAATCAATCTAGCAACCTTTTAGtatttagttttctttttcctCCCTTTTTGCCGTTTCTTATTAAACCATGACAGGTGTTACGTTGATGATTCAAGAATTATGGGTCGAGGCGATTATGACCACATAAAATATATACATGTAAGAAACAATTTGATTGGACTGAATAAAAAGGGTGAAAACCTGAATTTTCTGATTCTTGATGGATTAGGTTCATCACCCATCATTTTCAAGAATTAATTTAACATTTGTTTCCTTGAGATTGATACAAGTCAGTCGGTTGGGCAGAATGCGACTAAGTCTGTGTAATTTGTGAGAGGTGTAAAATGACTCACTTAATAATGAATTATATGTGAGAATAGAATGATAACAATAGTTTCCATTTATCATCAAATAACTGAATTAATGAATatctaataatataataataataataataataataataataataataataataattctaaTCCCATATGTATTGATTATTGACTATAGTTTCTTAACGGTGACACCAAACCTTTTAATTTCCAAATGTATCCATTCATATTAAATAGCGCatcaaaatgaatatttttagaATATCTCATTAATATCAATTAATAAATGTTTGGAGGATAAATTTCTCTCATAAAAAAAGAGATTGGTGGAAggattcttttttattattaggcGTGAATGTTAATTTTATGAAGAATGATCCCTAAACTATTTCATAAACCCCATTATAAAATTGATTATTTCTATACATGGAGTTGGCCTTATACTAGTACTTTAGATCCCTAATTTTGGTATTTAACCTCTATTACAATTAGTGTTTCCACCTTTTAAAATTGCTTTTTGATATCTTCaagaaaagacaaaaaaaaatgggTAGGACTAGGGACATTCACATCTCTTTgagaaaattgtgttaaattttaaatatatttgtatCGTTATAGATAGCAACTATGTGTATAATTAGTGTTTTTATTCAATTTGAGGTAATTTATTAATTCAATAAtctgaataaaaaattaattcggATTTTTTAGATAATCGGCCCATAAAATGAGCTTTACAGGAGTATttgcatttttcttttttaaacaTGTTATTCAGTCACAtcggttgtttttttttttgttaatttcacATTGATGAATAATTTATAGTCTCGACTTTTTTGGATCCGGATAACTAGTTTGTAATATGTTTCCATAAAAGACTTAAATTAAGatttattcataattttcgTATCAATGTTTCAATGGATATAGAAAGCATGTATTAATTCGAAAAGGTTAACCCACTTACCATAAATTTTCCGTCTTTATTCCTGTTTAGTGGCTCGGATAGGTATTTGTGTCTATTTTGTTTAAGCAAATAATACTAATTCatagttttattaatttatttgtcaaAAACTTTGATTAAAAGTCAAAGTTTGATGAAGTCAAGATAataaaattgagaaataaaTGAAGATGGTAAGATAAATCCTGAACAAGCACGCCTTCAAACATTACCCAAAAGGCAGAGTCGAGAGAATGATTTATTTCCCAAACTACCCTTTTGAAATGAATCTTCCTTAATTCCCCTTATTTTCCGGCAAAACCTACGACCGACAAAAATCCATGACACTCATTATAGTAGAGAAATTATGTTTAATATTTGAGtgaattataaaaatatgtttgGATAATTAGGTTCTATTTTTATGATTGAACTTGAacctataaataataatatatgaaatgtttttctattattagagatatttttgtcttctcttacttttttttatgtgagGAACAAAATTATCTATTGATTAAATCTACTACGGTATTATGTATGATATCTAAAATGATACTcctattaaataataattcattagttatgtttttgtgattttgattctatattttgttttaattcttctttcttcattaattgtttcctttttattttcaaaataaaaacgaAGAAATGAAGTGCACAAACAATATCAACCAAATTTCCTAATCAATATTAGCAAATtcaattattaaatattttaattagtaacTAATACCACTAATCTCGATCAAATTAACAAAATTCAGAACATTCGAGCAATAAATAGTATATCAAAATCTCAATCAACTTAAAGCgtgccttttttttattttgatgaataaattttagttttgattttagatattttcttttttaatcttATTGTCaacataatataatttttttttccttttttcttccaAAATGGAATTGAAGTGACGAAATGCACAAACAATCTCACCCAAAAtcataatcaatttttttaaaaaattcattcAGTAAAGaagttatttataataaataccACCAATCCCAATTAAATCAACACAATTAAGATAAATCAGACCAATAAATATATGAAATCAACAATTAATAGCAGCAATCTCAATTAATCCTGATTTGTTTGTAAAATTTGGGAAAAGAATTAGGAGGGTAGTATCGTAATTAAGGTAGtgagtggagagagaagaaGCAGTGTCACAAGGGGAAGAGCTCTTCACCTCACACATATTAATCTCCTCTCTTCACAATTTCACAACTCACACTGTTTTCTTTTCTCAGAGCTCTCTCACGTAAACGGTAAACCTCAtaaacctctctctctctctctctccccattTTTCAACTGACAcaaccagaaaaaaaaaattaaaaaaatggccGCCGAATTGCCGGACGATTTCAAATGCCCCATTTCTCTGGAGATAATGTCCGACCCAGTCATCCTCTCCTCCGGCCACACCTTCGATCGCGCCTCCATCCAGCGGTGGCTCGACGCCGGCCACCGCTCCTGCCCAATTACGAAATTGCCCCTCTCGGACCCCCCTTCCCTCATCCCCAACCACGCCCTCCGCAGCCTCATCTCCAATTTCACCCTCCTCTCCCTCCCCAAGCCCCCCCAAACCCCCAATCCCCAATCCCTAATTCACCTCCTCACCTCCCGCTCCTCCCACCTCGAACAGAAGCTCAATTCGCTCGACCAGCTCACCCGCCTCTGCAAGCGCGACTCCTCAATTCGCCACCGATTGGCCGAGTCCGGCGCCGTGTCGGCGGTCCTGAACTGCATCGGGTCGGGGGAGCCCGGCCTCCAGGAGAAATCCCTCCATTTCGTCCTCAATCTCAGCCTCGACGACGACTGCAAAGTAGGGCTCGTCGCCGAGGGAATCGTCGGGAAGATCGTCTACGCGCTCCACTGCGGCGTCGGAGACTCACGCGCGGTCGCCGCCACCGTGCTCACCAGCCTCGCCGTGCTCGAAGTCAACAAGGTCACGATCGGGTCGTACCCGGACGCGATCTCGGGTCTGGTATCCCTCCTTCAAATTGGCAATTCAAGAGAGAGGAAGGAGGCGGCCACCGCATTGTTCACTCTCTGCTCCTTCTCCGACAATCGAATTCGCGCAATTCAGTCCGGGGCGGTGCCGATTCTGATCCAGAACGCCGATTCAGGCCTCGACCGGGCCGTGGAGGTCCTCGGCCTCCTCGCAAAATGCAAGCTTGCTAGAGATGAAATGCTGAGATTTTGTGGGTTTTTGGATGTTTTGATTGGGATTGTGAGCAATGGGAGCTCAAGAGGAGTGCAGTATGCTCTGCTGACTCTGAGCTCCCTCTGTTGCTACAATGAAAAGATGGGTTTGGAGGCTTTGAGAGAGGGGTTGTTTGAGACATGTGTAGCTTTGCTTGAGGATGATAATGAGAAGGTGAGGAGAAATGCTAATATGTTGATTCAGATATTGCAAGGGAAGAGGAAAATATGATCTTGTTGTTGATAGAAGTgtggtaaaaaaaaattgatcttGAAGGTAAGTAAGTAGCaagtttttgtaattttttcagTGTTGTTGGATAGGATATTGTATAAAGAATGACTTACTAAGGAATCTGGTTCTTTGTTGTACATTTTCAAATAATCAGATGATGCATCTCTCAGAATAGGTAGATACTGAAAGATCAGAATTTGGTAGTGACTCTGTGTTTTTGTCCAAATGGTATTAATGCTTTCTGATTCCTCACTGCAATATGACCGTTGCTAGGATTATTCTTTTGCTAGCAATTTGAATTTTTGTGGAAGACAAATTCTCTGAGTTGTTCTCTGTTTTGGTGAATTTGCTGTGTGGAGGTGAAGCTACAGTGGTGTAATTTGTGAAGACTGCTTTTTTATGAAAGAATCAACTATTTTGCAATATGGTGAGGCCTCTTTTTTCATGCAAGAATCAACTGTTTAGTGAAATGTACTTGGCTCAAGCATGTTGTTTTGGTATATTTGTCTTTGCCTTTTGCATATTCCTTCTTCTCATTTGCTTTGATGCAAAACATACCTTTTGTTGAGAAGTTTCTAACTTTCATATGTTCTGTTATGTCCTTGACTCAATTTAGTTTCAGATTCTGCAATTTGAGGTAGATGGTACATTTCTTAATAATTGATTTGTAAATTGATGTGtggataatactccctccgtcccgggctactcgctcatttccttttcggctcggagattaaggactgagtgtataggaaagtcaaaaatgacggctgtaggtgaaagtttttactaaaaatggaaaaagtgcaagtaacttgggacgcccaaaaaggaaataagtgcgagtagtgcgggacggagggagtattatattttggttacttgttagagcatccatcttgctctttggcaagagtaCGGATGTAGactcggacccacttttattacttttttactccatactCTTCCCCAatagcacaacactcacatccatgtTCAAGGGTCTcatcattccattatttaatttaaatacttcaattactaaaaatacattaaaatataaaaattacataattaaatcctaaaaaattaaaattacaaacttaaaattctaaaaaataaaaatacataattaaaatcttaaaaataaaaatacataattaaaatcctaaaaaaatcctcaagggtcccatcattccacccgtatcgcccatcgggggaATCTTGGTCGTCATTCGGGTAAGGctggtagccacccggaacttgagaaccttgggtttgaggaggggccgag
This DNA window, taken from Salvia splendens isolate huo1 chromosome 18, SspV2, whole genome shotgun sequence, encodes the following:
- the LOC121777885 gene encoding uncharacterized protein LOC121777885, with the translated sequence MGSRHLRCFFWLSLVTCHVYSVFISAGNSIPKGVSVVDGGGTIISAGERFELGFFSPNGSRFRYVGVWHYGISVQPVVWVANRDKPLSGNDSVLAMGDDGNLQIKSGDGEIFWSTSVSSSSPNSTVVLLDTGNLAIFPSPNSKRMLWQSFHTPTDTYLPDMEVHMDAAGAELKIFRSWKSAIDPSPGNYTLGLDPRGSPQIVIWEGENRRWRSGHWNGISFIGVTDVRTIYLSGFRLTNQGNGKLFFTYTPSDSSFVKFQIDWEGVERQETWSNGEWRVVQAHPVDDCDRYNRCGPFGVCDRTDRMRCRCMEGFVIDDGEQWCKRRARLQCGVVEGVGNDGFGEVEGVKLPDFVDYVGLESAKECQRRCLHNCSCIGYAFVSGINCMIWTGDLVDVERFVEGGNTLFVRLAASELGETKRAYRAIIITAAVVGSFLLFIAGWLFMQRRRKRGVVSETNEVPKVGPSRECSIDYSGPSDLGVEGQQGNGTELALYSFNSLVAATDNFSDDNKLGQGGFGHVYKGILPDGQEIAVKRLSRKSGQGLQEFKNEVMLIAKLQHRNLVRLLGCCIQGEENILLYEYMPNKSLDSYLFDPDKKPQLDWSKRFSIITGIARGLLYLHRDSRLRIIHRDLKVSNILLDEEMNPKISDFGMARIFGGNQNEANTNIVVGTYGYMAPEYAMEGLFSLKSDVYSFGVLLLEIITGQRNASFRSTDFSNMVAFAWDLWDKGRAIELLDSSIRESSLQEQVLRCIHVGMLCVQDVAANRPNMPAVLLMLEGENVALPLPRQPTFTSMRHNLDEDMWNVNQDAASSNNVTITAILGRITNTRNAPTLSKMRNAAERPYHLRRFLITFTLLPLLTASTDLITPTNPLTQNHTLVSAAQQFELGFFPGALNTWYVGIWYKNIPERVVVWVANRDSPLTNSSGVLKISPDGTGLILSDHSGIPVWSANHTGITGTTTTTTIAVLLDNGNFVVHAADDEDPESYLWQSFDHPTDTLLPGMKLGWDSKTGLNRYITSWKSADDPSTGDFSFKLDISGYPEIHLTNRGKMYYRSGPWNGLRFSGVPEMRPSSPLLSFLFVRNREEVSYSFTQLNESMHSRLLVKHSGFLQRFIWIPSSGIWNLFWYAPKDQCDDYRECGVYGICDANASPVCKCMKAFRPKNPQAWNLRDGSDGCVRETELECDSDGFLAMSGVKLPESGGAFVDAGMGLDQCREMCQRNCSCRGYSSSNISDGSGCVIWAGDLYDMRQYAAAEGGGQDFYYRVPAAELVAPAASAAGDDSNKTRQTIMITGIVVGSAALLVGFTIFLVWKKRKPEAVNILEPRGSRERSQDYLTNSPTIPSKRDQSGEAAVDELELPLFDITTLVVATNKFCDENKLGQGGFGIVYKGVLAEGQEIAVKRLSKTSVQGVEEFKNEVKLIARLQHRNLVRLLGCCVEMEEKMLVYEYLENKSLDSILFKKNRSSMLDWQTRFMIICGIARGLLYLHQDSRFRIIHRDLKASNILLDKGMDPKISDFGMARIFGGDQTEANTKRVVGTYGYMSPEYAMDGLFSIKSDVFSFGVLVLEIVSGTKNRGFYQTNNQLNLLAYAWKLYREGRALEVVDAAAGEEYVVGEAMRCIQVGLLCVQEHAEDRPNMSNVVLMLSSDFVSMQQPKHPGYCLGRRPNETDSSSPRNDDESCTINQVTVTMLDGR
- the LOC121775894 gene encoding U-box domain-containing protein 8-like, translated to MAAELPDDFKCPISLEIMSDPVILSSGHTFDRASIQRWLDAGHRSCPITKLPLSDPPSLIPNHALRSLISNFTLLSLPKPPQTPNPQSLIHLLTSRSSHLEQKLNSLDQLTRLCKRDSSIRHRLAESGAVSAVLNCIGSGEPGLQEKSLHFVLNLSLDDDCKVGLVAEGIVGKIVYALHCGVGDSRAVAATVLTSLAVLEVNKVTIGSYPDAISGLVSLLQIGNSRERKEAATALFTLCSFSDNRIRAIQSGAVPILIQNADSGLDRAVEVLGLLAKCKLARDEMLRFCGFLDVLIGIVSNGSSRGVQYALLTLSSLCCYNEKMGLEALREGLFETCVALLEDDNEKVRRNANMLIQILQGKRKI